The genomic stretch AACCGATGGTCCCTTTTTCATCAATAAGTATAAAATCTTCACTTGAGGTCTCAACTTCATTGAACAAATCGCCTGCAAGGCATGAAAGAGCCATAAGGAAAGGATACCTTTCGTGATTACTGTATGCAGAAGGGTAATCAATGCTATAATCAAATCCTATTCCTGCACCATGCCCAAAGAATGTCATTAATGATACTCCGTTATTAATAATTTGTTGTAATGAGTCGGCAGTATTTATTTGAATAGGTGCGGTGGAACTTTTAAAGAACGAACGAACATATCCGCCAAATAATGTATCTTCAATTATATTTTTATAATTATTAAGATAAGCTGAAAGGGCATTAACCTGTTGCTGGGTACTCCCGCCTCCAAAATGTAAAACATTTTTCATCCATTCCTGCGGACCTTCAGACTGTACTTGTTCATATTCCTGAACTTTATTTAAATACCATCCAACCTGTGTTGAATTTTTAGCTGCCAAACGACCTATAGGAATAATAGGCGTTAAAGATGTATCACGCTTGACAAAAAGATTATCAGAAGGAGGTGCGCCAAAACCAGGTATAAGTGTGGCACTGTAATATCCCGAGTTTTTCCTGTAACATTTGGAAGCATCTGCATTGGCTGCACGGTAACCTTTTCCAATTAAAAAAACATCTTTAGGAACATCAGAAAAATTATCTTGAGCATAATACATAAAATTACGGATAGCAACCGGGTCCTTTCGAATACCATAACAAAACTGATCGTATAATTCATCAACATCAGCAAGCAATGCCTTATAAGTGCCGCTACCAGACGAATTCCTATAATCCCGATATTCTTCTGCTGCGCTCCATAACGATTTATGAGTAATAATAATATAATTCGAATTTAAAACTGAAGAAGTTGTATAATCAGTGAATTTTGCGAAATTTGAAACATCTGAGTTTACCGGTTCTAATGAAGTTATATTTTGAATTTGACCTTCAGAAGTAATATAACATTTCTTTTCACCAGCAGAATTTGGAAGTACAACATCATAGTTCGAAACATTTTTTACAACCTTTATCCGTTTGTGATTGGTTAAATCATAAAATCGCACTGAATCATTACCAGTAACAGTAAAATTTGAAAGACTTAATTTTACTTTTGCTGAAGCACTTAGATAAGGTACATACATTACAAAATTACTATCACCCTCAAGATTTAATGTATGCGCATATTTCACATTAATATATGACAATGTGTTGTAATCAGGATTGCCGCTACTTCCAAGATCATTAACAGAAGAGAAACTAAAAGAAGATGTAGATGTGCCCAGGGCTGAACATGCTACAGAGCACTTATACCTACAAGTATAGTAACCTTCAAATAATGAATCTATTGTTATACCCGCAAAATTCATGTTAATATGATGGTCAGGATTTAAACCAGCAAAGTTAGATGCACCAACAAGCAGGAACTCTATATCGGCAGTGCCTGAAGAATAAATATTTGCAACAGGAATACTTTTAGTAACTGTACTTCCTTTTGAAAACCATTGATCAAACCAACCTTCAGAAGCAATATATTCCGGATCGGTTACATCGTTACCATCGGTAGTACCAGTTGAATACCTACTAACATAATCAGCTCGTGAAATTTTATTAAAATAGGTCTGGACCGGATAAGAGCCAACATCAGTTTCTAAAGTCATACGATAATTGCTCGTTGAATACGGATTAATGGTCAGATAATAAATTGCCGTATCGTTAAACATACTGTAATTTGCATTGGGATGGTCGGCTTTATTTAAATATAGTGCGGAGTCGTACCATCCGTCGTTGTGCATACCATAAAATTCAATATAATCATTAGCATTAAAAACATTATCATTCTCGCCTTTCACATAAATATATTGCTGCACTCCACGTCCAAAGATTTGAAAACGTTTGGGGTTGGTATTTGCGGGAACACCTGCATTTGCAAGAGTTGCAGAATCAATTCGGAACACGCCATCCCGGTATACAATAATTCGCCAGTATTGCTGGCTATATTTAATCCATTCATTGCCGTATGGCTGTGAAAATGCAATGGAATAAACAGAAGTAAATAAAATTAAAAGAAGTAAATATTTTTTCATAGCAATACTTAATATCTTGCTTTAGTCTGCATTATTTTCACCTTTATTAATATTAATTCTTAACGAAAAAATATTTGAATAAATGGCAATTGATTTATCCAATAAATCGGTTAATGCATAATCAATTTCAAGTTTATTTTTAATGCGAATCCCTATTCCCATATTAGGCTGATAGCTTGTAACCTTTTTACCGGATAAATTTGTTACATACTGAACATTCCCAATGCCACCACGAAGAAATACAATATTTTTATATGATAATTCTCCGCCAAAATGAGGGTCAGCGCTAATGAAATTCGTTCTGAAATAAACATTTCTTTTCCCGTCAAAAGTAAAGTCAACATCCACAACAGGCATAAAAATAAAATTCGGAGAAAGATTAAATTTACGGCTGGCTGAAATTATCAATTTTGGTAATGTAACTTCAATTGAATTGGTTGGAATTTCATTTCCTGTTAAAGAAAAAACTTCTTTCATATTTTCGGGGATATCAAAACTCCAAGCATTGAAAGTGGAAGTAATATCACGTGCAGTAGCTCCAAATAACCATTTATTATATTTATATTGAGCTCCTGCATCAAGACCAAAGCCCCATGAACGAGCAAAATCGCCAACTTTACGATGAACAATTTTAGCATTGGCGCCTACTCTTAGATTCTCGTTTAATTTTCTACCATACGAAAAGATAAAAGCATAATCAGCAGCAGAAAAAGTGGTAATACGATCATAATCAATATTGCCTTCGGCATCAATAAGTTCAGTAGTATTAGGAATATCATCAACTGCAAAACGGATAAAAGAAAAAGCTCCGGCACTCTTTTCATCAATCTTTTTTGCTAATGCACCATAATCATATTTAGCAATGCCTGCAAAATATTCAGAGTGCATTAATCCAAGCTGAAGGTCGGATTCGATATGCGTTAATCCCGCAGGATTCCAGTAACCCGAAGTTACATCATCGGTAATGCTTACTACAGCATTCGACATACCAAGCGCCCTTGCTCCTACTCCGATAGCAAGAAACTCATTACTGTATTTTGGTGCTTGCGCATTTGTATAAACACTATAAAATACAACCGAAGCGATTAATAAGATTTTCTTTATCATGCATTTCATATTTTCAATCTTTTATTTGATTGAATTCCAACGTAAAATTAACAGAAAAAGTATATATTCTTTAATCTGACCTATAAAAATACTAAAATAATACAAAAAATGCAAACATTAATTATCGGAAGCTCATAAGTCCTAATTTCATAACTTAGTCAAATAGGCAAGGATAATTCCGTTACGCGTTCTCTTTTTTATTCTGACTTCAACTAATTTATAATAGCTTCTTTAATTTGGGTTAAAGCTTTTTCAATAACCGAAAGCGGACAGGCGATATTCATTCGCTGAAAACCTTCACCTTCTTTGCCAAATATTGCCCCATCATTAAACCCGACTTTTGCTTTTTTGATAAGAATATCATTTAACTCATTTTGATTTAATTTTAAATTTCTGAAATCAAGCCATAGCAAATACGTTCCTTCCGGTTCAATAAGTTTTATATCGGGTAAATTTTTCTGTAAAAAAACTTTTATAAAATCAATATTCTTTTGCAAATAATCCAGCAGTTGTTCCAGCCAGTCTTCGCCATGAGTGTATGCTGCTTCGAGTGCAATATTCCCAAACAAGTTGCCCATACCAATTTCAATATTGTTAAGAGTTGATTCGTATATGCTGAATAATTTTTTATTTGGAATTATTAATGCCGAAGTGCTTAGCCCTGCTAAATTAAATGTTTTGCTGGGAGCTATTGCTGTAATAACATGCTGTGAAATTTCTTCCGAAATTGAAGCCAAAGGAATGTGTTTGTATTTTCGGTAAATTAAATCGGAATGAATTTCGTCGGATAAAATAATAATATTATTCCTGATGCAGATTTCACTCAAGCGAATTAATTCATCTTTTGTCCATACACGTCCAACCGGGTTGTGCGGGTTTGATAAAATTAACATTCGAGTTTGCTTATCAATTTTTTGTTCCAAATCATCAAAATCAAAATGATAATAGTTATTGATATTTTTTAACGGATTGCAAACCAATTGTCGTTGATTTTTTTCAACAACATGAAAAAACGGATGATAAACCGGCGGCTGAATAATTATTTTGTCACCGGGTTTAGTGAAGGCTTGTACACATATAGCCATTGCAGGTACAACACCGGGACTTACAGAAATCCATTCGCGTTGTATTTTCCAGGCATGTCGTTTTTGAAGCCAGTTGATTATAGAATTATAAAATCCTTCTGGTCTTATGGAGTAGCCATAAATTTCATGTGATAACCTTTCATGTAAAACTTTTACAACAAAATCGGGTGATTTGAAATCCATATCGGCAACCCACATAGGTATTACATCTTCCCTTCCAAATAACTCTTTTCGCAAATCGTATTTAACACAGGCTGTGTTTTCGCGTTGAATTATTTCGTCAAAATTATATTTCATCATGCTTATTTAAAAAAATAAAATTAAAAATTTCTATCCACAACAAGTCGGGATAAATCGGCATAACTCGTTCTGATCATTTTTAAAATACGAATAAGAACGAGTATAAATCAATTGGTTAATGCTGTATTTAAAAAGTGGTTTAGCGGAGTTAATTGAGAAAAAACGCCCAGTACTGTTTTCATTAATTCTTTCTCTGCTAATAATTCAGGTTTCATGGGGTATAAAACTGAATAACTTTTATACTTCAACCACTCGGCACCTTTGTAATCTTTTGGAAAATCTTTAGGTACGCGGCTTGTTTTCTCACCTTCAATTGTTCCGAAATATTTTTTAAAATTTTTATTTTCAATTATTGAAATAAAAGTATCCAGTTTAAAATAAATTTCCTGCCTTATTAATTTTAACCTTTCGGATTGTGGCATATATATTCCTCCTCCTAAAAAACAAGAGCCCGGTTCAAGATGAAAATAATACCCGGCACTACCTGAATTTTTACCGCCCTTAGCAATAAAAGCTCCCATATTTATTTTATATGGTGGTTTGTTTTTGTAAAAACGGGTATCATTATATATCCTGAAAAGACAATCTTTTGCAGTAAGGCGCATTACATCATTATCGAATTTTGCAACTTCAGGAATAAGAGTATCTACAAATGTTTCGAACTGACCTTTTGCTTCAGTGTAAACAGTTTTATGCTCATTAAACCATTCGCGATTATTATTTTTCTTTAAATCACTCAAAAATTTTAGAATAAATTTTACATTCATAATATTTTATTTTGAAGTTATTGTAAAATGATAAGTGGTGCATTTGGCTATATCATTATTTAATTTAAAATAGATTCCTTTTTCTTTCCCCAGTTTTTTTGCAATGCTCACTGCATCATCTTCTCCATTTGCATACTTTAGGTTTCGGTCGCATAAAAAGGTCAGGATATAGTCAGAGAAAAATATTTTTGTATCCCTATTGCTTGTTGAATCCCGGCTGATAAAAACAGCTTCATCAGGCATTGCGTTTTCTTTTATGTATTTCGATTGTTGGTTCATTACAGTATAATCAGCTATATCAGAATAATTATTCAATAAAATATAGTGTGAGATAATTGCAGTAAAAATAACAAGTGATATTATTATTGATGACAATATTTTATTTTGATATTTATTTTGTATTTGATAAAAAACATATCCACATATGATGGCAACCCATACTGAAAACTTTGACATTTGTTCTTTATGAACAGCATTGCTATTGAAAAAAACTATAAAATGGATTAATGCAGGAAGAAGTATAACATAAACTAAAACGCTTTTATAATTAAATTTGAATTTCATCTTCCTTCTGAAAACAAATAAAAATATTACCATAATAATTGCCAGGTAACCAAAGCCTATCAATGAACGATTAATATTTTCAAGCATTACTATCCATGAGTTGCAACTAAAAATATGAATACCATCAGCGCTTAATGTTGCACCAAAAAACCCACTTCTTTCAAGAAAACGGATTTTCATTGCATGAACCATTGCACCAATTCCATTTAATGATGAGAATTGTATAAATGTTAAAAGCAAAGGAAGGAATGAAAATATTAATGTAATAATGAAAAATTTTTGAAATAATTTTTCCCTGATTTTAAAAAGGCTAAATAATAAAACTGAAAAACTAAAAAACAATCCTATCCATTCAGTATAAATTACAAGGAATAATGATATCCCGAATAAAAAGAACATATAAATATTTCCGCAATTTTTTTTAATGATAAATAAAAAAAGAAAAATACTTTGCAGCCATAGAAAAATTTCAGGAAAATATGAATAGCCGGTAATGTTAATATTAACGGGCATAAACAAGAATACCGCCATGGAAATAAATGAAGGAACCGAGAACTTCATCAAATTTTCATTAAGTATTAAATTCATGATAAAGTAAATAAGCAATGCTCCAAAAATTAATATAATGACATTTAGGAATTTTATTGAAAATTCATCCATTGGAAGATGGAAAAAAGAAATAGCATAATATGCCATGATATATGAAAATGGTGGTGATGAAACATAATAATTGTTTCCATCTTTATCTTCAAGTCGCTTATAATAGGTTATAAATTTATCACCACTGTTTTGATAGGTAAGTACAGGACAAAAATTATATTCCGAAGGAGAGCTTTCATTCCATATTTTTAAAACAGTTACAGGAAATACAAACCCACCAACATCATTTTTGGGATTAAAAATATATTCCTGTTTTGAAAACAGAAATATACAAATAATCACAAACATCATTAAAATGGTTGTAAAACTATTACCTGATTTAAAAAATTTTAAATTCATTAATGTATTTATACAAAAACAAAACTAATCATATTTATAATATATGATTGCAGATAAATTACATTATTTTTTTTATCAGCCCTTTATAAACTTGCACCTATATTGCTTTTGAGAGTTATCCTCAAAATCAATGCGAAGAAAATAGATAGTATTATCAAGTTGAGAAACATCAATAGTAATATCATTTGTACCCTTATGAATTTCATTTTTGTTTTCTAGTATCTTCCATCCTTTACTATCATAAATTGAAACGGTGATATTATCTGAAACATTTGAAAACATTTGTACTGTAATCTTATTTCTGACAGGATTCGGAAAAACTACAATCGGGTTTTCTGAATCATAAACTACTATACGAATATCACTATATGAATATTCACCATCAAAATCAGTTTGTTTTAACCGATAGTATGAAGTCCCTTCCAGCGGGCTATCATCAACAGCATGATAGGTTGATAATGTATAATTATTTCCTGCGCCATTAATGGTAAATAATTCATAAAACTTAAAATCGGCACCAGCTCTTTCAATAGTGAAATAATCATTATTGATTTCGCTTAATGTTGTCCAGTCAATATTCACAGTCAGGTTTTCATTTAGAAAAGCGTCAAAACTATATAATTCAATTGGCAGAATATCTTCAACCAGCGGACAGTTTGCTTTAGTAGAACCAAATGTCCAGTATTCATCGTTCGATGCATTGGCACAATCAAACTCAACATATTTTTTACCTGCATCATCATATACTTCATAACCGGTCGTTTCTTTCGTCCACTCTGAAGCTGAAACGCCATCATTATTTGCGAGGCAAAGAGCACTATCACGCTGTCCGGCTGTTAAACCCGGGAAATCTTCATCATGATAATAAATCCTTCTTGAAGTGTTAGCACCTGTAACAATTACATGACGCCAATAAAATTTATCGATGATTCCGCCTTTTAAAAAATTATAATTGATAAAATCATAATTAATCGGCTTTAACCAGAAAAATTGGACTTCACTTATATTGGCATTATTACCATTTTGAGTAGCTATACCAAAAGGTCTGCATTCACCATCATTTCCTAAAGGATAAATATAATAACCTGCATTTCTTTTAATATCCCTTGATATAATCCCATCAACATAAGTACTGTTGGAACATGAAATTTCTTTTTTAATATTTTTATGATTCATCAATATTTTTTTTCCTGAATCTAAAACTAAAGCACCATTACTCAATACCAGAACTATACTATCTGAAGGCAATGCGTCATCAAGATCAAGATCATGACTACACTTAGCGCCTTTAGCTCTGTTTAATGTAATTCTTTGCAATTTTTTCATAGCTGCAGGAATACAAAGTGTATCTTTTCCTCCCAGGTCGTTAATTACAAACAATGAAGAGCTGGTGCTTCTGATACTGTCTCTTTCATTTCCGGTAAGGTTTCCTGAAATAGTTAATTGATGTGAACCTAATATTAACAAACCATCATTTATTGTCAGGTTAGCACATGAAGCATTGGAAGTAAGAGTAATTGTATCACCATTATTAATTGTTACATCATCATTTTCATCAGGAGTCCATATTGTTTTACTATCACCTTTATGACCTCCCCATGAAAATATTTCATCCCAATTTCCGGATTGATGCGATATAAATGAACCTAAATTATTTATCATTCGCTTTACACCAACAGGTGGAACTATAGTTGCATTATAATAATTCCCATTTATTTTTGTTTTGATGCAGTACCCGCATAGTGAATCGCCAATAGCAGCGTTATCTTTTATATCATAAGCGAGCCAGAAATAGTTATCTCCTTCTATTAATGGCTGTGGAGTGGCAGCAATAATTTTAAATGTTCCATCTGGTTCTATGCTTGAGCCTTGTACATCAACAGCTCCGAAATATGAAGAATGGCCGGTATAAAATATTTTTGCTTCAGAAATATTATCAGTTGTATTTTGTGAAGATGCCGTTGTTAGATCAAACTCTTCAATATTTAATGGAGTTCCGCAATTTCCGATAGTAGTTATTTTTATTCCTGCAATACAGTTGGCTAATGAACCTTGGACAATATCAGTACTATCAGGATTGAAAGTAAATATTTCGGTAACTGACATTGGCTTTGATTGCTTAACAATACCGAAAACTGTACTTGAAGATATACCATTTATCGAAACTGTTGATGATCCATCCATAAATATCGCAGCCGTTGATATGACCTGATTATTTAATGCTTTTATTCTGATTCCTGAAATTTCAAGAGTATCTTTTTTATTATATAGGCTTCCTGTAGATAATGAAACGTCAATAAATGCAGGCATTACAGTAATTGAAGCATTTATTATATCGCCATTACCATAATAAACTTCGCCAACTCCTGATTCAAATTTATAACCTGCAGGTACATTAAGAATAAAATGAACAGCATTCTGAGATTTGATAAACCCCGAACTTGTATCAGCATCTTCAATAATAGAAAAAGGACTTAATTCAAAATATTCTGAAGTATCGCAAATTGATGTCGCCGTATTACCCGGTATCACATATACCTGACAATAGTTATCAAAAATATCATCTGTCAGCTCTGCATTACAACCATTAATATCAGTAACTGTAACCGTATACTGTCCGGGTAAAACATTTACAATACTATCACCGGTTGAAGAATTATTCCAATTATAATCATAGGGCTGTGTACCGCCGGTTGTATTAATATACATAGCTCCTGTTGAAGAGCCGCAAACAATAGCATGAGTAATACTTTCAACATGAATAATTAATTTTTCCGGTTCCGATAAAATAAAATTTTTCGATGTAATACATCCATAATTATCCGTTACGGTTACTGTATAGTTTCCGGCACTTACATTTTGAACAAATGATGCAGTATTTGAATCTGACCATAAATAAGAAAATGTAAAATGTCCGCCTGTTGTTGAAATATATATTGCACCATCAGTGCTTCCATTACAACTTATTTGATGAATACTGTCAAGGACAACTAAAAATGAATCAGTTGGCATTACTGTTGCTGATTGTGTAGCAACACACCCAACACTATCGGTAACAGTCAACGTATATGTCCCTTCCGTTAAATTTATATAATCATCACCTAACATTGTTCCCGTGGCAGGCAACCATATAAAAGTATATGGTTGAACTCCACCGTTAACACTTGTATGAATTGATGCATCATTAGAATGAATACAAGTTGAGGATACAACTGAATCAATAATAATATTTATTTTAGAATATTCGCTAATCACAATTGTATCTGTATGAACGCAACCATTATATGTAACCGTTACCGAATAGTTTCCGGCTATTGCAGAAATGGTTTGAGAAGTTTCACCCGAAGAGCTCCATGCATATGAAGCACCGGCATTTCCGGCATCGAGTGTAATTGAAGTTCCATTACAAATTATTGTATCGTTACCAAGAAAAACATTTAAGAAGGTGGTTACTCCTACAGAAACATTATTCAATGAAGCAATGCATCCATTTGTGTCTTTTACCATAATATCATAAAATCCATGTGAAAGGTTTTGGAAAAATTGTGAAGTCTGGTAAGTTACGCCACTATCAATTGAAAACATATTCAGTCCACTGCCTCCGGAAACAAATATTCTTATACTTCCATCTGAAATATTATCACAATTTGAATTAACAACATTTACCGAATCAATGATTAATTTTGAAGGTTGGCTTATATTGAAGGTATCTGAAGTGCCACATCCATTAATATCTGTAACACTCAGCAGATAGGTTCCTACAGATAGGTTTTGTCGGTCATCAACAGCAGGCCCTGAATCTGACCATTGATAAGTATATGGTGATATTCCATTTATAACTGAAGTGTAAATTGCTCCATTATTATTTCCAAAGCAATCAATATTTTTTAAACTATCAAGAACAATTTTCGGAGGAAGATTATATATTACATATATAGAATCCGTGTTTGAACAACCTGATGCATCAGTAACTTTTAAAATATACATTCCACTATTATAAATTTGAATATGAGAAGTTGTTTGTAAACCGGGCTTCCATTCAAAACTACAAGAGGCACAATTCCAGCCTATAGTAATGGTATCGCCCATGCATAATGCAGTATCAGCACCTAATGAGACCTGAGGCAAAGCATTAAAATTTAAGTTTATCGTATCAGCAGTAGTACATCCCTCAGCACTTGTAACTGTTACAGAATATGAATCGGGAACTATAACGTTTATAATTTGTGTAGTTTCTCCTGTTGACCAATGATACAAATATGTAACTCCTGAAATGGAAGGAGCGGTAAGCGTTACAGTATCGCCACTGCATGAATTTATATCAGGACCTAAGTCAACAACCGGGTTTGGAACAAAAGTTATTTTTATTGTATCGGAATCCGAACAACTGCTTGTTGGATCTATAACAGTAACAGAATATTGGCCACTGGCTGAAACCACTATTGATTGTGTGTTTACACCTGTTGACCACAAATAAATACTTCCGGGATTCTGTGCATCAAGAACAACCTGTGTCCCCATGCATACAACTTTATCCGTCCCGAAATTTACAGACGGAGTGTTTTTGAAATTTACATTAATTGTATCAGCATCTTTACAACCAAAATTATTTGTAGCCGTAACAGAATAAGTACCAGCTGTTACTAAAATAGTTTGCGTTGTTTCAGTAGTTGACCATAAATATGTTGTGTTCGCATTTGAGCCCGCATCAAGCATTGTGTTTGTCCCTGTACAAATACTAATATCAGAGCCAAGGTCAACTTCAGGCAAAGGATTATAGGTTACATTCACGGAATCAATTCCTGTACAAACCGAACTATGAACAGTTACAATATATACACCGGAAACCAAAGCCTGTATGGTTTGTGTGGTTATACCGGTCGACCATAAATAAGTTGCATCAGGAAAATAACCTGCATCCAATGTGATTAAGTTTCCCATACACGCTGATGTATCATGCCCCAGGCTCACATCTAGAGATGAGTTAAACATTATATTTATTGTATCTCTGTCATAACAACCTGAATTAATATTTGTAGCAGTAACAGAAAAATCACCAGAGTAATGTACATCAATAGAAGTTGATATACTACCTGTAGACCATTGATATGAAACCCCTGAAGCAGTTCCCGCATTCAATGTAATCGTATCTCCCATACAAGCTAAAATATCAGGGCCAAGATTCACGTTTACAGAAGGAGCATAATTTACAATTGTGGAATCAATTTGAAAACATCCTGTATTGATATTTGTTACCGTTAAAATATAAGTTCCTTCAGCAGTAACAGCTATAGCAGGAATATTTTCATTTGTTGACCAATGATAATTATAATTTGAATTATAACCCGGTTCAAGCATTAATAATGTTCCAGGGCAAATTGTAGTATCACTTTTCAGAATTGTATTTGGTATTGGATGAACAATGATATTCATAACAGCAGAATCAATGCTGGGCAGATTAATAGCTATCAGGGTGATTTTATATGAACCCGGTGTATCAAAAATATATGAAGCATTATATTGGTTGCTGAAATTTATATTATTAACACGCCAGACATAATTTGTTGCACCATTAGTGTTATTGACAAAATTAACCAACTGGTGTGCACATATAGTATCGTCAGAAGCAGTGAATGATGCAGCAACACTTTTTATATCAGCAATCCAGTAATCTTCCGCTCCAATATTCATAGCAATATTCCCGTCAGAAGAATTGGAGCTTCCTGCAATAACAGTGCTCATCATTTTTCCGGGACAAACAGAATAGGTCCTATCATAACCTGTCCCTCCAAAAGATCTTGACCATATTAAATTTCCGGCTTTATCAGCTTTAATCGCCCAGCTGTCCCAAGCTCCATGATTTAATGCCACATCACCATCTGATGATAATGTATATCCGCATAAAACATAATTACTATCGGGTGTTTGAATTACCGATGTTCCTATTTCACTATTTGTTCCGCCATATGATTTTTGCCACATCAAATTTCCTGCATAATCAATTTTCACTCCCCAGAAATCCTGCGAAAGGTGATTGCCTGTTACATTCCCATCAAGTGATGATGATGTACCCTGTATAAAATAATTCCCATCAAGTGTTTTAATAATTTTTGAAGGAATATCACTTAAACTTCCACCCAAAGACTTTTGCCATAAAATGGTTCCACTCATACTCATTTTAAATATCCAATAATCTTC from Bacteroidales bacterium encodes the following:
- a CDS encoding PorV/PorQ family protein, with protein sequence MIKKILLIASVVFYSVYTNAQAPKYSNEFLAIGVGARALGMSNAVVSITDDVTSGYWNPAGLTHIESDLQLGLMHSEYFAGIAKYDYGALAKKIDEKSAGAFSFIRFAVDDIPNTTELIDAEGNIDYDRITTFSAADYAFIFSYGRKLNENLRVGANAKIVHRKVGDFARSWGFGLDAGAQYKYNKWLFGATARDITSTFNAWSFDIPENMKEVFSLTGNEIPTNSIEVTLPKLIISASRKFNLSPNFIFMPVVDVDFTFDGKRNVYFRTNFISADPHFGGELSYKNIVFLRGGIGNVQYVTNLSGKKVTSYQPNMGIGIRIKNKLEIDYALTDLLDKSIAIYSNIFSLRININKGENNAD
- a CDS encoding DUF2461 domain-containing protein; translated protein: MNVKFILKFLSDLKKNNNREWFNEHKTVYTEAKGQFETFVDTLIPEVAKFDNDVMRLTAKDCLFRIYNDTRFYKNKPPYKINMGAFIAKGGKNSGSAGYYFHLEPGSCFLGGGIYMPQSERLKLIRQEIYFKLDTFISIIENKNFKKYFGTIEGEKTSRVPKDFPKDYKGAEWLKYKSYSVLYPMKPELLAEKELMKTVLGVFSQLTPLNHFLNTALTN
- a CDS encoding PatB family C-S lyase codes for the protein MKYNFDEIIQRENTACVKYDLRKELFGREDVIPMWVADMDFKSPDFVVKVLHERLSHEIYGYSIRPEGFYNSIINWLQKRHAWKIQREWISVSPGVVPAMAICVQAFTKPGDKIIIQPPVYHPFFHVVEKNQRQLVCNPLKNINNYYHFDFDDLEQKIDKQTRMLILSNPHNPVGRVWTKDELIRLSEICIRNNIIILSDEIHSDLIYRKYKHIPLASISEEISQHVITAIAPSKTFNLAGLSTSALIIPNKKLFSIYESTLNNIEIGMGNLFGNIALEAAYTHGEDWLEQLLDYLQKNIDFIKVFLQKNLPDIKLIEPEGTYLLWLDFRNLKLNQNELNDILIKKAKVGFNDGAIFGKEGEGFQRMNIACPLSVIEKALTQIKEAIIN